The following proteins come from a genomic window of Daphnia carinata strain CSIRO-1 chromosome 6, CSIRO_AGI_Dcar_HiC_V3, whole genome shotgun sequence:
- the LOC130702062 gene encoding histone H4, with product MTGRGKGGKGLGKGGAKRHRKVLRDNIQGITKPAIRRLARRGGVKRISGLIYEETRGVLKVFLENVIRDAVTYTEHAKRKTVTAMDVVYALKRQGRTLYGFGG from the coding sequence ATGACTGGTCGCGGCAAAGGAGGTAAAGGACTCGGTAAGGGAGGCGCCAAACGTCATCGCAAAGTTTTGCGTGACAACATTCAGGGCATCACGAAGCCCGCCATCCGACGTCTTGCTCGCCGTGGTGGTGTCAAGCGTATTTCTGGTTTGATCTACGAGGAAACTCGTGGTGTTCTGAAGGTGTTCCTTGAGAACGTCATCCGTGATGCCGTCACCTACACAGAACACGCCAAGAGAAAGACGGTCACCGCCATGGATGTCGTCTACGCTCTGAAACGCCAGGGCCGCACTCTGTACGGTTTCGGCGGTTAA
- the LOC130702065 gene encoding histone H3-like: MARTKQTARKSTGGKAPRKQLATKAARKSAPATGGVKKPHRYRPGTVALREIRRYQKSTELLIRKLPFQRLVREIAQDFKTDLRFQSSAVMALQEASEAYLVCLFDDTNLCAIHAKRVTIMPKDIQLARRIRGERA, from the coding sequence ATGGCTCGTACAAAGCAGACAGCTCGTAAATCCACCGGTGGTAAAGCTCCCCGTAAACAGCTGGCCACCAAGGCAGCTCGTAAGAGTGCCCCGGCCACTGGCGGTGTCAAGAAACCCCATCGTTACCGCCCCGGTACCGTCGCTCTTCGTGAGATCCGTCGTTACCAGAAATCGACTGAGCTTCTGATCCGCAAGTTGCCGTTCCAGCGCCTGGTCAGAGAAATCGCCCAGGACTTCAAGACCGACTTGCGTTTCCAGAGCTCCGCCGTGATGGCCCTTCAGGAGGCCAGCGAGGCTTACTTGGTGTGTCTTTTTGACGACACCAACTTGTGCGCCATCCACGCCAAGCGAGTCACCATCATGCCCAAGGACATCCAACTTGCCCGTCGTATCCGCGGTGAACGTGCCtag
- the LOC130702052 gene encoding uncharacterized protein LOC130702052 has translation MKSVNSMILFSEAILLVIVLLFTATANGQTNTNFDDDAQCEPSLADACFTDVAQDLRCLGSTKRSAQCNDLCRSIDDALQCTADIIDTDCGQKDGRDRFDAWLRGLRAVYYSLCGKDRLTILGLTQNADCWNPMSFISCVEKMAGIDHVNNLLRLRLDMNQCNRLMISISTCNVKATSLGLASARCSPSLEGVNEIIHTFFSKTECGRLCNTGSSISQNTSVASVLCLLTFLFTVILKF, from the exons ATGAAGTCTGTCAATtcgatgattttgttttccgaAGCTATTCTGCTTGTGATTGTTCTGCTTTTTACTGCAACTGCAA ATGGGCAAACGAATACCAATTTCGACGACGATGCGCAGTGTGAACCCTCCCTGGCTGATG CGTGTTTTACGGATGTCGCCCAAGACCTGCGGTGCCTAGGATCAACTAAGAGGTCGGCGCAATGCAACGATCTGTGCAG ATCGATTGATGACGCCCTTCAGTGTACAGCCGATATAATAGATACAGACTGTGGTCAGAAAGACGGACGTGACCGATTTGATGCATGGCTGCGTGGATTGAGGGCTGTCTATTACTCACTATGCGGCAAGGATCGGCTTactattttgg GTTTAACACAAAATGCCGATTGCTGGAATCCAATGAGCTTCATTTCGTGCGTCGAGAAAATGGCTGGAATCGATCATGTTAATAACCTACTACGGCTACGTCTCGATATGAATCAGTGCAA CCGCCTGATGATTAGTATTAGCACGTGTAACGTCAAAGCAACCAGCTTGGGATTGGCCAGTGCACGATGCTCACCTTCTCTAGAGGGCGTAAATGAAATTATCCATACCTTTTTCTCAAAAACAGAATGCGGGCGACTGTGTAACACTGGAAGTAGTATTTCCCAAAACACTAGCGTAGCTTCAGTTCTTTGTCTTCTAACGTTTTTGTTTACTGTAAttctaaaattttga
- the LOC130702047 gene encoding large ribosomal subunit protein uL2m-like: MMQNVLNSFSRLCVTNSRFTLTQNVSVKLPTTTLIQLQPQHQQIRFINKHGYLTEPGWKAFGYRWMVKFPEKYTVKKLPLLKLAGRDPTTGKRVVGGLGGGHKKKYRWVDKCRHGPKEGPPLVEKILAIQYDPCQSAKLALVAGGDKVRYITATSTMKAGDLISTSGHIPRIAIRPKEGDAHPLGALPLGTEVCCIEKYVGEGGTIAVSAGSRAILVRKVGDRCIIQLPSKQEMSLKQECMATVGHVGNEDHNTKHIGSAQRLRWLGFRPRSGLWHRKDGRYGRKIRPLPPLKTVDNRKIDKITELPLTVKAIC, from the exons ATGATGCAAAATGTACTAAATTCGTTCTCAAGACTGTGTGTTACTAACAGTCGTTTCACATTAACTCAAAATGTCTCGGTCAAGCTTCCAACTACTACTCTTATCCAACTACAACCTCAGCACCAGCAAATAAGATTTATAAATAAACATGGGTATCTAACAGAACCTGGATGGAAAGCTTTTGGTTACAGATGGATGGTAAAATTCCCTGAGAAATATACTGTGAAAAAACTGCCTCTTCTGAAGCTAGCTGGAAGGGATCCTACCACAG GTAAACGGGTTGTTGGTGGGCTTGGAGGtggacacaaaaaaaaatataggtgGGTAGACAAGTGCCGTCATGGACCAAAGGAAGGGCCTCCGCTGGTGGAAAAAATCTTGGCAATACAGTATGATCCCTGTCAAAGTGCGAAATTAGCATTGGTAGCTGGTGGAGATAAAGTTAGGTACATTACAGCAACCTCAACTATGAAAGCTGGGGATTTAATATCAACTTCTGGTCATATTCCCAGAATTGCAA TTCGACCAAAAGAAGGAGATGCTCATCCTTTGGGGGCACTACCATTGGGAACTGAAGTCTG ttgcaTCGAAAAGTACGTTGGAGAGGGAGGCACAATTGCAGTGTCTGCTGGTTCTCGTGCTATACTCGTCCGCAAAGTTGGTGATCGATGCATAATCCAACTCCcttcaaaacaagaaatgtcCCTCAAACAAGAGTGCATGGCCACTGTTGGACACGTTGGTAACGAGGATCACAACACAAAACACATCGGAAGTGCCCAACGCCTTAGGTGGCTCGGATTCCGGCCGCGTTCTGGCCTTTGGCACAGGAAGGATGGAAG ATATGGAAGGAAAATACGCCCTCTTCCTCCTCTCAAAACTGTGGATAATCGGAAAATAGACAAAATTACAGAATTGCCACTGACTGTCAAAGCGATCTGCTAA